Proteins co-encoded in one Pelobates fuscus isolate aPelFus1 chromosome 5, aPelFus1.pri, whole genome shotgun sequence genomic window:
- the ROMO1 gene encoding reactive oxygen species modulator 1 yields the protein MPVAVGPHGQSQPNCFDRVKMGFMMGFAVGMAAGALFGTFSCLRIGMRGRELMGGVGKTMMQSGGTFGTFMAIGMGIRC from the exons ATGCCAGTGGCAGTTGGACCCCATGGGCAGTCACAGCCCAACTGCTTTGACAGAGTGAAAATGGGCTTCATGATGGGATTTGCAGTGGGTATGGCAGCTGGAGCTCTATTCGGCACATTTTCGTGCCTAAG AATCGGAATGAGAGGACGTGAGCTCATGGGTGGCGTCGGCAAAACAATGATGCAAAGTGGTGGCACCTTTGGAACATTCATGGCCATTGGGATGGGAATTCGATGTTGA